The following proteins come from a genomic window of Thermosinus carboxydivorans Nor1:
- a CDS encoding PRC-barrel domain-containing protein, with the protein MKKSAEILGLPVISILEGKELGTVKDLVVDASGGAVAALIVDDGKWYLGAKLLPFGAITGLGEYAITVDSSEYILSVVKSPELEQLLIENVKVIGTKVLTKTGRIQGTVSEIVIDDTGKIAACEISENNGAISNVPAQRIVTFGKSVLIITDEDQPTHIAAAMAKTMEKHDIPVVNERLAVQTTPTSAVAVQSGKETDDDPTRKFDEKHRKFLLGKKASRRIETDNGMIIVDQGGEITEEVLQKAKLAGKFVELSMSVQ; encoded by the coding sequence ATGAAAAAAAGCGCAGAAATTCTTGGTTTACCTGTAATAAGTATTTTGGAAGGTAAAGAGTTAGGCACCGTCAAGGATTTGGTTGTCGACGCCAGTGGCGGGGCGGTTGCCGCACTTATTGTCGACGATGGAAAATGGTATCTTGGCGCAAAATTACTACCGTTCGGGGCCATTACGGGTCTTGGTGAATATGCTATAACTGTTGACAGTAGTGAATATATTCTATCGGTAGTTAAGTCGCCTGAGTTAGAGCAATTACTAATTGAAAATGTGAAAGTGATCGGTACGAAGGTTCTGACCAAAACTGGCCGCATTCAAGGTACGGTTAGCGAGATTGTCATCGACGACACCGGAAAAATTGCTGCCTGCGAAATTTCGGAAAATAATGGGGCAATTTCCAATGTACCGGCTCAACGTATCGTCACTTTTGGTAAAAGCGTTTTAATTATTACTGATGAAGATCAACCGACGCACATTGCCGCAGCAATGGCAAAAACAATGGAAAAACACGATATTCCTGTTGTGAATGAACGGTTAGCCGTACAAACTACACCGACTTCAGCGGTAGCGGTACAGTCTGGAAAAGAAACAGACGACGATCCTACAAGGAAATTTGACGAAAAACACCGCAAGTTTCTACTTGGAAAGAAGGCCAGTCGCCGCATTGAAACCGATAACGGCATGATTATCGTCGATCAGGGTGGAGAGATTACCGAAGAAGTTTTACAAAAGGCCAAACTAGCCGGCAAATTCGTTGAACTATCCATGAGCGTACAGTGA
- a CDS encoding tetratricopeptide repeat protein, with translation MEYILISVLTILVTTFLVYKIANRIFNIPLRKKSLILCAACALFISLVLPRIVAGVTGLLGTLIILALFAVLFAYFIAYYDNHDQSSPVAEIPVEKGLTDEKVATVEITEGPLPNKNALTPQEQDTFIQANLNGQEVAVSSASVQSDLGDRPLSDALDDLLDYAFQQKEAGNLSLALKYFQQALNLYPDNEISPFIVVEIGSILKNKGQYDEAIKVFVEGRNLPALRSNSTVQQDFINTIAYLRIVRNVLLQRRLGFIPYGEIPAAVLAEIDAEFREWRKLA, from the coding sequence GTGGAATACATATTAATTAGCGTTCTTACAATACTTGTGACAACGTTTCTGGTTTATAAAATTGCCAATCGTATATTTAACATTCCTCTGCGAAAGAAATCACTCATTCTTTGTGCTGCCTGCGCTTTATTCATTAGTTTGGTATTGCCGCGCATTGTTGCAGGTGTTACGGGATTGCTAGGTACACTAATAATTTTGGCGCTGTTCGCCGTTTTGTTTGCTTATTTTATTGCTTATTACGATAATCATGACCAATCCTCACCTGTTGCAGAAATACCTGTGGAAAAAGGCTTGACGGACGAAAAGGTAGCTACTGTAGAAATCACGGAAGGCCCGCTACCAAACAAGAATGCCCTGACGCCGCAAGAGCAAGATACTTTTATCCAAGCAAATTTGAACGGTCAAGAGGTTGCTGTGTCTTCTGCTTCCGTACAGTCCGATTTAGGTGACCGTCCTCTGTCGGATGCACTAGATGATTTACTGGATTATGCTTTTCAGCAGAAAGAAGCAGGTAATCTTAGTTTAGCTCTGAAATATTTCCAACAGGCTTTAAATCTTTATCCCGATAATGAGATTAGCCCCTTTATAGTCGTAGAGATTGGGAGCATCTTAAAAAATAAAGGGCAGTATGACGAAGCGATTAAGGTGTTTGTCGAGGGACGTAATTTACCGGCGCTAAGGTCTAACAGCACTGTTCAGCAGGATTTTATCAATACCATTGCATACCTGCGAATTGTTCGCAATGTTTTGTTACAGCGCCGTTTGGGATTTATCCCGTATGGAGAAATTCCTGCAGCGGTATTAGCTGAAATTGACGCTGAGTTTCGTGAATGGCGAAAGTTGGCTTAA
- a CDS encoding methionine gamma-lyase family protein produces MPHFSKELYDLRTEAMRRAQPFFAMVDAIAEENTARILAVFRKHQVTDFHFRSTTGYGYDDAGRDKLDRIWADVCGAEKALFRIQFVSGTHALATVLFGLLRPGDELLSVTGSPYDTMRTVIGHPKVMPGSLRELGIDYREVPMGESGPDLNAIAAAIRPKTKMVLIQRSRGYSLRTPLNIDDISKICDCVKSLKKDCICFVDNCYGEFVEKAEPTAVGADIMAGSLIKNPGGGFAPSGGYIAGKADLVELAAFRLTAPGIGSELGASLVDNRLLYQGLFMAPHIVAQAVKGAIFAAAFFSLLNYKTRPLPEERRSDIIQAIELGSPEKMIAFCRGLQKYSPVNAHFQPEPSVIPGYSDAVIMAAGTFVQGASIELSADGPIRPPYVIYLQGGLTFEHAVLGIMGAAAEITGMKK; encoded by the coding sequence TTGCCACACTTTAGTAAAGAACTTTACGATCTTCGCACTGAAGCCATGCGCCGAGCGCAGCCCTTTTTCGCCATGGTTGATGCTATTGCTGAAGAAAATACCGCCCGGATCCTAGCGGTTTTTCGCAAACATCAAGTGACGGATTTTCATTTTCGTTCCACTACTGGTTATGGTTACGACGATGCTGGGCGTGATAAACTTGACCGAATTTGGGCGGATGTATGTGGTGCTGAGAAAGCGCTTTTCCGTATTCAGTTTGTGTCCGGAACTCACGCATTAGCGACAGTGTTATTTGGTCTTTTGCGGCCAGGCGACGAACTTCTAAGTGTTACCGGGTCGCCTTACGACACAATGCGCACTGTAATTGGGCACCCAAAGGTAATGCCAGGCTCATTACGTGAGCTCGGAATAGATTATCGGGAAGTGCCTATGGGAGAGAGCGGACCAGACTTAAATGCTATTGCCGCGGCTATACGTCCTAAAACCAAAATGGTTCTAATCCAGCGTTCAAGGGGATATAGTTTACGTACTCCCCTTAATATTGACGATATCAGCAAGATTTGTGACTGTGTTAAAAGCTTGAAGAAGGATTGTATTTGTTTTGTTGATAACTGTTATGGCGAGTTCGTGGAAAAAGCCGAACCCACTGCCGTAGGCGCTGATATTATGGCTGGCTCGTTAATCAAGAACCCCGGAGGAGGGTTTGCTCCGAGCGGGGGTTATATCGCCGGTAAAGCAGACTTAGTAGAACTTGCCGCTTTTCGGTTGACCGCGCCAGGAATAGGAAGTGAGCTAGGCGCTTCACTTGTTGATAATCGGTTACTCTATCAAGGGCTGTTTATGGCGCCGCACATCGTAGCCCAAGCGGTGAAGGGAGCTATTTTCGCGGCGGCTTTCTTTTCATTATTAAATTATAAGACCAGACCGCTGCCAGAAGAACGGCGCAGTGATATCATACAAGCCATTGAATTGGGCTCTCCTGAAAAAATGATCGCATTTTGCCGGGGATTACAGAAATATTCCCCCGTGAATGCCCATTTTCAGCCTGAGCCCAGCGTTATACCCGGTTATAGTGACGCCGTCATCATGGCTGCCGGTACTTTTGTTCAAGGGGCATCCATTGAACTAAGCGCCGACGGCCCAATACGTCCTCCATACGTCATTTATCTGCAGGGAGGACTTACATTCGAGCATGCCGTTCTTGGTATAATGGGGGCCGCAGCCGAAATAACAGGTATGAAAAAATAG
- the hflX gene encoding GTPase HflX: protein MAEIHGDIAGLRKSTISRLEKLYDFVVPSGQVATEEIIQLLAELSGELNREIALYLNRRGQVIRVAIGNATTVDLPQANGRHALNRLSGLRCLHTHPSGDSRLSDVDLASLREMRFDLMAALGVEGGAVKQVSFGYISGCRNDELLVQTVGPVRLEDFILLDFSFLLKQIENQLVNRKQASEAIKPERALLVGIEKDTGWNISDSLKELAQLAETAGAQVVDIISQRRERPDAAFFIGRGKVHEINLLRQSKDINLIIFDDELSPAQQRNLEQALGVKVLDRTALILDIFAQRARTREGKLQVELAQLRYNLPRLGGQGLVLSRLGGGIGTRGPGETKLEVDKRRIRERIADIEAEIEQIKKHRSLHRERRQRAHVPTLALVGYTNAGKSTLLNTLTNASVLAEDKLFATLDPTTRRLKLPNGQEALLTDTVGFIQKLPHQLIAAFRATLEEVVYADLLLHIVDASHPRYEEQMDSVFEVLRELQADTKDIITVFNKIDKIENPNIIARLVRESGSVAISALTGLGIDSLLEQVQNKLRIITTDVCLVIPYSETGLVSQLYDLGSVISIDYKTENIVVHAQLPLQYRKRFEPYMKQE, encoded by the coding sequence ATGGCTGAGATTCATGGAGACATAGCTGGATTAAGAAAATCGACTATTTCCCGGCTGGAAAAGCTGTACGATTTCGTTGTACCTTCCGGTCAAGTTGCTACAGAAGAGATCATCCAACTTTTGGCTGAACTATCGGGCGAATTGAACCGGGAAATCGCTCTTTACCTTAATCGCCGCGGTCAAGTTATTCGGGTAGCCATAGGGAACGCGACAACAGTAGACCTCCCACAGGCTAATGGACGGCATGCTCTAAACCGGTTAAGCGGCCTTCGCTGCTTGCATACCCATCCCAGTGGTGATAGCCGGTTAAGTGATGTCGATCTGGCGTCGTTACGGGAAATGCGCTTTGATTTGATGGCTGCTTTGGGAGTTGAAGGTGGCGCCGTAAAACAAGTAAGTTTTGGTTATATCAGCGGCTGTCGGAATGACGAACTCCTTGTCCAAACTGTTGGGCCGGTACGGTTAGAGGACTTTATTCTGCTGGATTTTTCCTTTTTGCTGAAACAGATTGAAAATCAGTTGGTCAACAGAAAACAAGCGAGCGAAGCTATTAAACCTGAGCGCGCCCTACTCGTAGGTATCGAAAAGGACACTGGCTGGAATATTTCAGATTCTTTAAAAGAACTTGCTCAACTGGCGGAAACGGCCGGCGCACAGGTAGTAGATATAATCTCGCAGCGGCGTGAACGGCCGGATGCCGCATTTTTTATCGGCCGCGGAAAAGTACACGAAATTAATCTCCTTCGGCAGTCCAAGGATATAAATCTAATCATTTTTGATGACGAACTGTCGCCAGCCCAACAACGCAATCTAGAGCAGGCTTTGGGTGTAAAAGTACTTGATCGCACGGCCTTAATTTTAGATATTTTTGCTCAACGGGCACGGACACGTGAGGGAAAGTTGCAAGTTGAATTGGCCCAGCTTCGCTATAACCTGCCGCGTTTGGGCGGACAAGGTTTAGTATTGTCGCGGCTAGGTGGTGGAATTGGTACACGGGGACCCGGCGAAACGAAACTCGAAGTCGATAAACGCCGTATTCGCGAGAGAATTGCCGATATAGAGGCGGAGATTGAGCAAATTAAAAAACACCGCAGTTTGCATCGTGAACGTCGTCAACGTGCCCATGTTCCTACGCTAGCGCTAGTAGGTTACACGAATGCGGGAAAATCGACACTGCTAAATACGTTGACAAACGCAAGCGTTCTGGCAGAGGATAAACTTTTTGCCACTCTTGATCCTACAACTCGTCGGCTCAAGCTACCTAACGGGCAAGAGGCATTACTTACCGATACCGTGGGGTTCATCCAAAAGCTACCGCATCAACTTATTGCTGCATTTCGAGCAACTTTGGAAGAAGTGGTGTATGCTGATCTTTTGCTGCACATTGTCGATGCCAGCCATCCGCGGTACGAGGAGCAAATGGATTCAGTTTTTGAGGTATTACGGGAACTTCAGGCAGATACTAAGGATATTATTACCGTCTTTAACAAAATTGATAAAATTGAAAACCCTAATATTATTGCTCGTCTCGTGCGCGAATCTGGCAGTGTTGCCATATCAGCCTTAACCGGATTAGGGATTGATAGCCTACTAGAGCAAGTGCAAAATAAGTTAAGAATTATTACCACAGATGTATGCTTGGTTATACCTTATTCTGAGACTGGACTCGTCAGTCAGTTGTATGATCTTGGTTCTGTTATCAGCATTGATTATAAAACAGAAAATATTGTTGTCCACGCACAGTTACCTCTCCAATATCGAAAACGTTTTGAACCCTATATGAAACAGGAGTGA
- a CDS encoding GTPase: MRECAVVGRPNSGKTMFALNFAAFLGSKAVDITFRTYDGLLTCRHFIIEEARRELCSLTAHKTRSIQSMILKMPVGKATVNFKLTDTCGITEHIHADENIRRGMAQTIGLMRTADFIFHIIDAADFPGEVIASKDNNIDWEIYTYGTARGNYVLLANKIDLIIAKNNLPKLKGYFPEALIIPISALYSQGFKEVKAYVARNL; this comes from the coding sequence ATGCGCGAATGTGCTGTAGTCGGACGTCCGAACTCTGGTAAGACCATGTTTGCCCTGAATTTTGCCGCGTTTCTTGGTAGCAAGGCAGTAGACATTACTTTTCGCACCTACGATGGGCTGCTAACTTGCCGACACTTTATAATTGAGGAGGCACGGCGTGAACTTTGTAGTTTGACGGCTCACAAGACGCGCTCCATCCAGTCGATGATATTGAAAATGCCGGTTGGCAAGGCAACAGTCAATTTTAAGTTGACTGACACATGTGGCATTACCGAACATATTCATGCGGATGAAAATATTCGCCGCGGTATGGCACAAACGATTGGTCTCATGCGGACGGCCGATTTTATCTTCCACATTATTGATGCCGCTGATTTTCCGGGGGAAGTTATAGCGAGCAAGGACAACAATATCGACTGGGAAATATATACATATGGTACGGCACGAGGTAATTATGTACTTCTTGCCAATAAGATAGATTTGATCATAGCGAAAAATAACCTGCCGAAACTGAAAGGCTATTTTCCAGAGGCATTGATAATTCCTATATCAGCCCTCTACTCTCAGGGATTTAAAGAGGTGAAGGCATATGTGGCCCGCAATCTCTAA
- the spoVK gene encoding stage V sporulation protein K codes for MSYLWPQDVLSAIENGQLSPKDAFRYLRDMDQSILPASRQDGSAAHQRVEEIMRELDSLIGLSEVKKLVREINAFIEIQKRREKEHLITDPLVLHMIFKGNPGTGKTTVARILGKIFREMGVLSRGHLIEVERADLVGEYIGHTAQKTREQLKKAYGGILFIDEAYSLARGGEKDFGKEAIDCLVKAMEDKKDQLILILAGYQKEMENFLQTNPGLRSRFPIHIEFSDYTKQELMQIAEQMCAKRQYKLSPEAKALLEKMLVPPTRNSDENFGNARTVRNIIEKAIRRQAVRLVVKANTTREELMTIEATDLAEV; via the coding sequence ATGTCGTACCTTTGGCCTCAAGATGTACTTTCAGCTATTGAAAACGGTCAACTTTCACCCAAAGATGCTTTCCGCTATTTGCGTGACATGGACCAGTCTATTCTACCGGCATCACGTCAAGACGGTAGTGCGGCCCACCAACGGGTCGAAGAAATAATGCGTGAACTTGATAGCCTCATTGGGCTCAGTGAAGTAAAAAAACTAGTACGTGAAATTAATGCCTTTATTGAAATCCAAAAGCGAAGGGAAAAGGAACATTTAATTACCGATCCACTTGTTTTACACATGATATTTAAAGGAAATCCTGGTACAGGCAAGACAACCGTTGCCCGTATTTTGGGCAAAATATTCCGGGAGATGGGCGTTCTGAGCCGAGGACATCTTATCGAAGTTGAGCGGGCTGATTTAGTAGGCGAATATATTGGACATACGGCTCAAAAAACGCGTGAACAATTGAAAAAGGCTTATGGCGGAATTCTCTTTATTGATGAAGCTTACTCATTGGCCCGGGGAGGAGAAAAAGATTTCGGCAAAGAGGCAATCGACTGTCTGGTAAAAGCAATGGAGGATAAAAAGGATCAGCTTATCCTAATTTTAGCCGGCTATCAAAAAGAAATGGAAAATTTTTTACAAACTAATCCTGGTCTGCGTTCGCGGTTTCCTATACATATAGAATTTTCCGACTACACAAAGCAAGAATTAATGCAAATCGCCGAGCAAATGTGCGCCAAACGACAATATAAACTCTCGCCGGAAGCAAAGGCTTTACTGGAAAAAATGCTGGTACCTCCTACAAGAAATAGCGATGAAAATTTTGGCAACGCCCGCACGGTTCGCAACATCATTGAAAAAGCAATTAGACGGCAAGCAGTCCGGTTGGTAGTGAAGGCGAACACTACCCGTGAAGAGCTTATGACGATTGAAGCCACGGATTTAGCGGAGGTGTAA
- the hfq gene encoding RNA chaperone Hfq has translation MTTKVINLQDSFLNQVRKENVPVIIYLVNGFQLRGLVKGFDNFTVIMENEGKQQLVYKHAISTITPFKPLAPGLHEKKEEPKAEK, from the coding sequence ATGACAACTAAAGTCATCAACCTTCAGGATAGTTTTCTAAATCAAGTCCGTAAAGAGAACGTACCTGTCATCATCTATCTTGTCAACGGCTTTCAACTTCGCGGTTTGGTAAAGGGATTTGATAATTTTACCGTGATAATGGAAAATGAGGGCAAACAACAGTTGGTGTATAAACACGCCATTTCCACCATTACGCCGTTTAAGCCTCTTGCCCCCGGGCTGCATGAGAAAAAAGAAGAACCAAAAGCGGAAAAATAG
- the miaA gene encoding tRNA (adenosine(37)-N6)-dimethylallyltransferase MiaA — MERLIVIIGPTAVGKTQVSIELAKMLNSEIISGDSMLVYRDFDIGTAKPTLAERQGITHYLIDILGPEEEFSVAEFQRLASYYITRVNAKGKIPILAGGTGLYVKALLEGYKFNRAAGDEKFRLRLEQMADIHGNQYLYNMLSQVSPATAARLHPNDRRRIIRALEIYHLSGEEVSQEKLAREKNLIYDALVIGLNMNRSSLYERINQRVDQMVERGLINEVRYLLESGISPKCQAMQGIGYKEIVLYLKGEITLPEAIERIKKGTRNFAKRQLTWYRKMPYICWVQVDHFPDHNKLMEYIYSLVAGKFYL, encoded by the coding sequence ATGGAGCGGCTGATTGTCATTATTGGTCCGACTGCTGTTGGCAAAACGCAAGTCAGTATTGAATTGGCTAAGATGTTGAATTCTGAAATTATATCTGGCGATTCTATGCTAGTTTATCGGGACTTTGACATTGGTACAGCTAAACCAACGCTAGCGGAGAGGCAAGGGATTACACATTATCTTATTGATATTCTAGGTCCCGAGGAAGAATTCAGCGTAGCCGAATTTCAGCGTTTAGCATCTTACTATATAACCCGGGTAAATGCCAAAGGTAAAATACCTATTCTTGCCGGTGGAACAGGGCTTTATGTCAAAGCGCTTCTTGAAGGTTATAAGTTTAATAGAGCCGCCGGTGATGAAAAATTTCGCTTGCGGCTTGAACAAATGGCGGACATTCACGGCAATCAATATTTATACAACATGCTGTCCCAGGTAAGTCCTGCAACGGCAGCGCGCCTGCACCCTAATGACCGGCGCCGCATTATTCGGGCCTTGGAAATTTACCACCTGAGTGGCGAGGAAGTTTCCCAGGAGAAACTTGCCCGAGAAAAAAACCTAATCTATGATGCGCTTGTTATTGGGTTGAATATGAACAGGAGCAGTCTTTATGAACGGATTAACCAGCGGGTCGATCAAATGGTGGAACGCGGGTTGATTAACGAGGTTCGCTATCTATTAGAGTCTGGTATCTCCCCGAAATGCCAGGCCATGCAGGGGATAGGCTATAAAGAAATAGTCCTGTATTTGAAGGGAGAGATTACCTTACCCGAAGCAATAGAGAGAATAAAAAAAGGGACGCGAAACTTTGCCAAGCGTCAATTAACGTGGTACCGCAAGATGCCTTATATCTGTTGGGTGCAGGTAGACCATTTCCCTGATCACAATAAATTGATGGAATATATTTACAGCCTAGTTGCAGGAAAGTTTTATCTCTAG
- a CDS encoding class I SAM-dependent methyltransferase: MELLVTTSDNPTTAMLETGYKIATELGVLFVKKKRTSLATLKKQYNVDHVIVVTRNGPVVHTPGGEYFFHLSMAELRIKNLRNGKHDHMITAMTLEKGMSVLDCTLGLATDAIVASFVLGEDGLLVGIEYSPIIAMVTRWGLENFDGSDSEINGALRRIQVKQGDYEEYLAALPDKSFDVVYFDPMFRRPVYTSSSLRPLRYLANHNPLTSSAVASACRVAKRRVVMKEAAGSAEFERLGFKTLIGGKYSSIQYGVIELEPSAGGQLWSG; the protein is encoded by the coding sequence ATGGAATTACTAGTGACAACATCTGACAACCCGACGACGGCGATGCTAGAGACCGGGTATAAAATCGCGACGGAGTTAGGCGTCTTGTTTGTGAAAAAAAAGCGCACTTCGCTCGCCACCCTTAAAAAGCAGTATAATGTCGACCATGTAATTGTTGTTACCCGAAATGGGCCGGTGGTACACACTCCCGGCGGAGAATACTTTTTTCATTTAAGCATGGCCGAACTGCGTATAAAAAATCTCAGAAATGGTAAACATGACCATATGATAACCGCCATGACGTTAGAAAAGGGCATGTCGGTTCTTGATTGTACTCTTGGATTGGCGACCGATGCCATTGTAGCCAGTTTTGTTCTGGGAGAGGACGGTTTGTTGGTTGGAATAGAGTACTCCCCCATAATAGCAATGGTTACGCGCTGGGGTTTAGAGAATTTTGACGGCAGCGACAGCGAGATTAACGGTGCGTTGCGGCGCATCCAGGTCAAGCAGGGAGATTACGAAGAATATCTGGCCGCTCTGCCGGATAAGAGTTTTGATGTCGTTTATTTTGATCCTATGTTTCGTCGCCCGGTTTATACCAGTTCTAGCTTGAGACCGCTTCGTTATCTGGCTAACCACAATCCGCTGACAAGCAGTGCTGTTGCTTCCGCCTGTCGAGTAGCAAAACGACGAGTCGTAATGAAAGAGGCTGCCGGAAGCGCTGAATTTGAACGGTTAGGTTTTAAAACCTTGATAGGCGGCAAGTACAGTAGTATTCAGTATGGCGTTATCGAGCTTGAACCTAGTGCAGGAGGCCAACTATGGAGCGGCTGA
- the mutL gene encoding DNA mismatch repair endonuclease MutL, whose amino-acid sequence MITTIRVLDETTANKIAAGEVVERPASVVKELVENSIDAQSRSIEVEIVDGGINYIRVSDDGIGMSAADARLAILRHATSKIRTADDLYNINSLGFRGEALPSIAAVSRFTLTTRLHAEPIGTYIEIQGGLVTDIREAGGSVGTTVTVSDLFFNTPARRKFLKTPATESAYIHDILGKIALARPDVAIKLINNKRQVLATTGTGRLFDAAASLYGYKAATELLPLDYTDGDIHITGYVGKPHLLKSSRQWQTWTVNGRTISNRMLSKALDNAYHSLLPKNGFPLAIIQIVIPSDKVDVNVHPQKNEVKFSDEQAVFRAVYKAVLSALETAKGPQQIAATVSLPASSPGKIAEEFKRTPENNVVPAALFMLKESNAPVWREETLPVTTVRETMQSATELPAIRYGLHQDTHDRSSLVLRVLGQINDCFIVAAGSDGLYIIDQHAAHERILYEHLAQSAGRVPAQQLLVPRVVDFDERDIDLILQNEPLFYELGFRLEQIGPRSMRLLEVPSDIPGTEIEGLLREILSALHNMQTPKAHEIRHIFLQTAACRSAVKAGENLNMRQMQALIDELCSTNRPYTCPHGRPAIVRFTSAELAKMFKRQ is encoded by the coding sequence ATGATCACTACTATACGGGTATTAGATGAAACCACCGCTAACAAGATTGCCGCCGGCGAGGTGGTAGAGCGGCCGGCTTCAGTGGTAAAAGAACTGGTGGAAAACTCTATTGATGCGCAAAGTCGTTCCATCGAAGTAGAAATCGTCGATGGCGGCATAAACTACATCCGGGTTTCGGATGACGGAATCGGCATGAGCGCTGCTGATGCCCGATTAGCCATATTACGGCATGCAACCAGCAAAATTCGTACAGCCGACGATTTATATAACATCAACTCGCTGGGATTTCGCGGCGAAGCTTTACCTAGTATCGCCGCGGTTTCCCGTTTTACACTGACAACCCGGCTGCACGCTGAACCGATAGGAACTTATATTGAAATTCAAGGCGGCCTGGTAACGGATATACGCGAAGCTGGCGGGAGCGTTGGTACTACAGTCACCGTGAGCGACCTTTTTTTTAATACCCCTGCACGACGCAAATTTCTCAAAACCCCTGCTACTGAAAGTGCATATATTCATGATATCTTAGGTAAAATTGCGCTTGCGCGGCCTGATGTTGCCATAAAGCTAATAAATAATAAACGCCAGGTGCTAGCAACAACCGGAACTGGTCGTCTTTTCGATGCGGCGGCAAGCTTATACGGCTATAAAGCAGCAACAGAACTACTGCCGTTAGATTATACTGATGGAGATATTCATATTACAGGTTATGTAGGCAAACCTCATCTTTTAAAGAGTTCACGACAATGGCAGACTTGGACCGTTAACGGGCGCACCATTAGCAATCGCATGCTGTCCAAAGCATTGGATAACGCCTATCACTCCCTGCTGCCCAAGAACGGTTTTCCGCTGGCAATTATTCAGATTGTCATCCCATCTGACAAGGTAGACGTTAATGTACATCCGCAAAAAAATGAAGTTAAATTTAGTGATGAACAAGCTGTGTTTCGAGCGGTTTATAAAGCTGTCTTATCCGCTTTAGAGACGGCTAAAGGGCCGCAACAAATTGCCGCTACAGTTTCACTGCCAGCCTCATCACCTGGAAAAATTGCGGAAGAATTTAAGCGAACGCCCGAAAACAATGTTGTTCCCGCTGCACTTTTTATGCTTAAGGAGAGTAATGCACCGGTATGGCGGGAAGAAACGCTACCGGTCACAACAGTTCGAGAAACCATGCAATCCGCGACTGAGCTGCCGGCAATACGTTACGGCCTGCACCAAGATACACATGACCGGTCAAGTTTAGTCTTGCGTGTCCTTGGTCAAATTAACGACTGCTTCATAGTAGCTGCTGGTAGTGATGGATTATACATTATTGATCAGCATGCCGCCCATGAACGTATTTTGTATGAGCATTTAGCGCAAAGCGCTGGACGGGTGCCGGCGCAGCAATTGTTGGTACCGCGGGTTGTTGACTTTGATGAGCGGGATATCGACCTAATTCTGCAAAATGAGCCACTTTTCTATGAATTAGGCTTTCGTCTTGAGCAAATTGGTCCGCGTTCGATGCGTTTACTTGAAGTCCCGTCCGATATCCCAGGAACGGAGATAGAAGGTTTGCTTCGTGAAATTCTCAGCGCCCTTCATAATATGCAAACTCCTAAGGCCCACGAAATACGGCATATATTTTTGCAGACTGCCGCTTGCCGCAGTGCTGTAAAAGCGGGGGAAAATCTTAATATGCGCCAAATGCAGGCGCTTATTGACGAATTATGTTCTACTAACCGCCCCTATACTTGCCCCCATGGCCGACCAGCAATTGTGCGTTTTACTAGCGCTGAACTAGCCAAAATGTTTAAACGTCAATAA